One part of the Anaerofustis stercorihominis DSM 17244 genome encodes these proteins:
- the lysA gene encoding diaminopimelate decarboxylase, producing MNEHFIFAGHDTVALAKKFGTPLYVISENKIIEAIDLIKKSFEEYGLDYDINYAGKAFTNIAMVKIIKQQGISLDTVSGGEIYTALKAGLDPKRICFHGSNKSAQEIREAIEAGVGVITIDSFYEIGLVGRIAKELETVQNVHFRVSPGVEAHTHEYIQTGRIDSKFGIPVNMAVRAARMIIDEEYLNLTGVHCHIGSDISSPKPFEIAATTMLEIVYNIKEMGVEIEALNLGGGFGINYLHDDPVFDVEEYVHTISKIIRKQCDILGIKIPKIIVEPGRYIIGPAGITLYSIGTIKEIPYLRKYISVDGGMADNPRPALYGAIYHAVIANKYNKEANELYTVSGKCCETDMLIKDILLPQAAPGDILAVLNTGAYNYSMASHYNRLQSPPVVLLKDDKAELMVKKDTYENLIQNDVVPSWLED from the coding sequence ATGAATGAACATTTTATTTTTGCAGGACATGATACAGTGGCACTTGCAAAAAAATTCGGAACCCCACTTTACGTTATAAGCGAAAACAAAATAATTGAAGCTATCGACTTGATAAAGAAGAGTTTTGAAGAATATGGTTTAGATTATGATATTAACTATGCGGGAAAAGCATTTACGAATATAGCAATGGTAAAAATAATTAAACAACAGGGAATTTCTTTGGATACGGTTTCCGGCGGAGAAATCTATACGGCACTGAAAGCAGGATTAGATCCAAAGAGGATCTGTTTCCACGGCAGCAATAAATCGGCACAGGAAATAAGAGAAGCCATCGAAGCAGGCGTAGGAGTGATAACTATCGACAGCTTTTACGAAATAGGACTTGTAGGAAGAATAGCAAAGGAACTTGAAACTGTTCAAAACGTACATTTCAGAGTATCTCCGGGAGTTGAAGCACATACTCACGAATACATACAAACCGGAAGGATAGACTCTAAATTCGGTATCCCGGTAAACATGGCTGTCAGAGCCGCAAGAATGATTATAGACGAAGAATATCTAAACCTAACAGGTGTTCACTGCCATATCGGTTCGGATATATCTTCTCCGAAACCATTCGAAATAGCTGCAACGACAATGCTTGAAATAGTATATAACATCAAAGAAATGGGCGTTGAAATAGAAGCACTTAACTTAGGCGGCGGATTTGGTATAAATTATCTTCATGATGACCCTGTTTTCGACGTTGAAGAATACGTGCATACAATCAGTAAAATCATAAGAAAACAATGTGATATTTTAGGAATTAAAATACCAAAAATAATCGTTGAACCGGGAAGATATATTATCGGTCCGGCAGGTATAACTTTATATTCAATCGGAACAATAAAAGAAATACCTTATCTAAGAAAATATATAAGCGTTGACGGCGGTATGGCGGATAATCCGAGACCTGCTCTTTACGGAGCTATTTATCACGCCGTAATAGCAAACAAATACAACAAAGAAGCAAACGAACTTTACACCGTCAGCGGAAAATGCTGTGAAACGGATATGTTGATAAAAGATATACTTCTTCCTCAGGCAGCACCGGGAGATATCCTTGCTGTTTTAAACACCGGAGCATATAACTATTCGATGGCAAGTCACTACAACAGGCTTCAGTCACCTCCTGTCGTACTGTTAAAAGACGACAAGGCGGAATTAATGGTCAAAAAAGACACATATGAAAATCTTATTCAAAACGATGTCGTTCCGAGCTGGCTGG
- the rnr gene encoding ribonuclease R, producing MKNDKLLYLSEQIISVMENDEYKPMKFNDFAFIFDMHSKNQKNLLSNSLNYLIKEKKIKYINNRYSPTCSNIYEGVFEKGRGLFGFVNVEGLDEDIFVVGSESMDAFSGDKVKVEVIKEKEGDRKREGRIVEITEKVKRQTVGTFYKEKTFGFVVSDNPNFTNDIYIPKAGIKYAKNKDKVVVEITDFPKDKKNWVGKITKVLGRKDENGVDIEALIYEYDVPYEFSHLALKEADELEFDSFDKFKGKRKDLTDVNIFTIDGPTAKDLDDAVSIVKKENEYVLSVHIADVSNYVKRNSEIDKDAYERGTSIYFADRVIPMLPKTLCENLCSLNPKEEKKAFSVDMRINKEGKLLDYNFYKSIIKSKAKFVYDEVNELFDGSKDLREEYYTYEEDLNTMKELYELLRQRRYVEGNLDFDVDENFITVENGVVTDVSLRERGIAERIIEQFMLVANTSACEFFSSMGLNGIYRVHEEPDKEKLSGFIKFANALGYKLRLHDGHYSKELEEFLKTIEGDKNEQLFKTVLLRCMKKAVYTTENKGHFALAIENYTHFTSPIRRYPDLMVHRILSNILLGNIDLNNLEKEREKMEKKANHLSKMERRSEEMERESDKIFICQYMENFIDEEYEGRVSGFSSKGMYVKLNNSIEGVIYFTNLNDDYYIYDEEHYSLVGRDFGRRFTMGDKINIKVISVSKLKREVEFCII from the coding sequence ATGAAAAATGATAAATTATTATATTTAAGTGAACAAATAATTTCCGTTATGGAAAATGATGAATATAAGCCTATGAAATTCAATGATTTTGCTTTTATTTTTGATATGCATTCCAAAAATCAAAAGAACCTTTTATCGAATTCTTTGAATTATTTGATAAAAGAAAAAAAGATAAAATATATAAATAACAGATATTCTCCCACCTGTTCAAATATTTATGAAGGTGTATTTGAAAAAGGCAGGGGTTTGTTTGGTTTTGTAAATGTCGAAGGACTTGATGAAGACATATTTGTCGTCGGCAGCGAATCGATGGACGCTTTTTCCGGAGATAAAGTAAAAGTCGAAGTCATAAAAGAAAAAGAAGGAGACAGAAAAAGAGAAGGCAGGATAGTTGAAATTACAGAAAAAGTAAAGAGACAGACTGTCGGAACATTTTATAAAGAAAAGACTTTCGGTTTTGTAGTAAGTGACAATCCGAATTTTACAAACGATATTTATATACCTAAAGCGGGAATAAAATATGCAAAAAACAAAGATAAAGTCGTGGTGGAAATCACTGATTTTCCCAAAGATAAAAAGAACTGGGTAGGTAAAATAACCAAAGTACTCGGTCGCAAAGACGAAAATGGCGTCGATATCGAAGCACTTATTTACGAATACGATGTGCCTTATGAATTTTCACACCTTGCATTAAAAGAAGCAGACGAGCTTGAATTTGACAGCTTTGATAAGTTTAAAGGAAAGCGAAAAGATTTGACAGATGTAAATATATTTACTATTGACGGTCCGACCGCAAAGGATCTTGACGATGCGGTAAGTATAGTAAAAAAAGAAAACGAATATGTGTTAAGCGTTCATATTGCAGACGTAAGTAATTATGTAAAGAGAAACAGCGAGATAGATAAAGATGCTTACGAGAGAGGTACGAGCATATATTTTGCGGACAGGGTAATACCGATGTTACCGAAGACTCTTTGTGAAAATCTATGTTCCCTAAATCCAAAGGAAGAAAAGAAGGCTTTCAGTGTGGATATGCGAATAAATAAAGAGGGAAAGCTTTTGGATTATAACTTCTATAAATCCATAATCAAGTCAAAGGCTAAGTTCGTTTACGATGAAGTAAATGAGCTTTTTGACGGCAGTAAGGATTTAAGGGAAGAATATTACACTTATGAAGAAGATTTAAATACTATGAAAGAGCTTTATGAGCTTTTAAGACAGAGAAGATACGTAGAGGGTAACCTTGATTTTGATGTGGATGAGAATTTTATAACCGTTGAAAACGGAGTCGTTACCGATGTATCTTTAAGAGAAAGAGGTATCGCTGAAAGGATAATAGAGCAGTTTATGCTCGTAGCCAATACTTCCGCATGCGAATTCTTTTCTTCCATGGGACTTAACGGTATATACAGAGTGCATGAAGAACCTGACAAAGAAAAGCTCAGCGGATTTATTAAATTTGCAAATGCTTTAGGTTACAAACTCAGACTTCATGACGGTCACTACAGTAAAGAGCTTGAGGAGTTTCTTAAGACCATTGAAGGAGATAAGAATGAACAGCTATTCAAGACCGTGCTTTTAAGGTGTATGAAAAAAGCTGTTTATACTACGGAAAATAAAGGACACTTTGCCCTTGCCATAGAAAATTATACACACTTTACCTCTCCCATAAGAAGATACCCTGATTTGATGGTTCATAGGATATTATCCAATATACTTCTCGGAAACATCGATTTGAATAATCTCGAAAAAGAGAGAGAAAAAATGGAGAAAAAAGCTAACCATTTATCCAAAATGGAAAGAAGAAGCGAGGAAATGGAAAGAGAATCCGATAAGATATTCATTTGTCAGTATATGGAAAACTTTATCGATGAAGAATATGAGGGAAGAGTATCCGGATTTAGTTCAAAGGGCATGTATGTTAAGTTAAATAACAGTATAGAAGGCGTTATATACTTCACGAATTTGAATGATGACTATTATATTTATGACGAAGAACATTATTCTTTGGTCGGAAGAGATTTCGGCAGAAGATTTACAATGGGAGATAAAATAAATATAAAAGTAATTAGCGTTTCTAAATTGAAAAGAGAAGTAGAATTTTGTATAATATGA
- a CDS encoding pseudouridine synthase has translation MEEKMRINKYLASCGVASRRKCEEIISRGKVTVNGEVVRELGTIINVEKDLVKVYGKEVSLDTKKVYYMLNKPQGVISASKSKYGEETVVDLLGKKEHRLFPVGRLDKDTTGLIILTNDGDFAYKLTHPKYEKEKTYEALVKGKVDSKSLDKLKQGVVIDGKKTSRAKVRLVKMIGVNSLVEITLIEGRKRQVKKMCEKVGHKVIKLNRTMENGLSLGDLEIGEYRKLTKNEVSKLLK, from the coding sequence ATGGAAGAAAAAATGAGAATAAATAAATATCTCGCTAGCTGCGGAGTGGCTTCGAGAAGAAAATGCGAAGAGATAATTTCAAGGGGAAAAGTAACCGTTAACGGGGAAGTCGTAAGAGAACTTGGAACTATTATAAACGTAGAAAAAGATTTGGTAAAAGTTTACGGAAAAGAAGTAAGCTTAGATACAAAAAAAGTTTATTATATGTTAAATAAGCCTCAGGGAGTTATAAGTGCGAGCAAAAGTAAGTACGGAGAAGAAACCGTGGTGGATCTTCTCGGTAAAAAAGAACATAGATTATTCCCTGTGGGAAGGCTTGATAAAGATACTACAGGGCTTATAATCCTTACTAATGACGGAGATTTTGCTTATAAACTTACTCATCCGAAATATGAAAAAGAAAAGACATATGAAGCTTTGGTCAAGGGTAAAGTAGACTCGAAATCGTTGGATAAGCTTAAACAGGGTGTTGTGATTGACGGTAAAAAAACTTCGAGAGCAAAAGTAAGGCTTGTAAAAATGATAGGCGTAAATTCTTTGGTCGAAATCACTCTTATCGAGGGAAGAAAAAGGCAAGTAAAGAAGATGTGCGAAAAAGTAGGTCATAAAGTAATTAAGCTTAACAGAACAATGGAAAACGGATTAAGCCTCGGAGATTTGGAAATAGGAGAATATAGAAAGCTTACTAAGAATGAAGTAAGTAAATTATTAAAATAG
- a CDS encoding class I SAM-dependent methyltransferase, giving the protein MFNNVTEITNVIIDNKVVSGNIVLDMTMGNGNDTLYLSKKVGEKGKVYAFDIQSQAVKNTKKLLDENRINNAVLINDSHENVLNYVTDKVDFAVYNLGYLPGGDKKIVTKSSSSVKSIEYVLTVLNNDGIIVICAYVGHEGGMEEYKDILSFVSSLSKSNFNVTKLEHTNRKPVSPKMIIIERIK; this is encoded by the coding sequence ATGTTTAATAATGTAACGGAAATAACAAATGTTATCATTGATAATAAAGTAGTAAGCGGTAATATAGTTTTGGATATGACAATGGGTAACGGAAACGATACCTTGTATCTTTCAAAAAAAGTCGGAGAAAAAGGTAAAGTATACGCTTTTGATATTCAAAGTCAAGCGGTTAAGAATACAAAAAAGCTCCTTGATGAAAATCGTATAAATAATGCGGTATTGATAAACGACTCTCATGAAAATGTATTGAATTACGTAACAGATAAAGTTGATTTTGCTGTTTATAATTTAGGTTATCTTCCCGGCGGAGATAAAAAGATAGTGACTAAAAGCTCTTCCTCCGTTAAAAGTATCGAATATGTATTGACCGTTTTAAATAATGACGGCATTATCGTAATATGTGCTTATGTCGGACATGAGGGTGGAATGGAAGAATACAAAGATATATTATCTTTCGTGTCAAGTTTAAGCAAGAGTAATTTTAACGTTACCAAACTAGAACATACAAACAGGAAACCTGTTTCTCCCAAAATGATAATAATAGAAAGAATTAAATAA
- the miaB gene encoding tRNA (N6-isopentenyl adenosine(37)-C2)-methylthiotransferase MiaB, with the protein MKKYLIITYGCQMNENDSEKISGMVEELGYSRTEDEKDADLIIMNTCSVRENANNRFFGNLGNFKKLKKKKPDLILAVCGCMMQEGHIVKKIKEKYSFVDIVFGTHNISSLPSLLEECDAKRKLIVEVLEDSDKLAEGLPVHRQFKHKAFVSIMKGCNNFCSYCIVPYTRGRERSREYQNILSEVRELANDGVKEVTLLGQNVNSYGKNLDDPVPFAKLLKMVSEVEGIERVRFMTSHPKDLSDELIEVIRDNPKICRHIHLPMQSGSSRILKLMNRHYDKDTYIKLVKKIRREIPDVAITTDIIVGFPTETEEDFLDTLDVYKKCEFDTAFTFIYSKREGTKAAVMDGQIDEKTVKDRFDRLLKLHDEIVLKQNKKYLNREVDILIDGKSKTNDNVLTGRTSSFKLVNFTGKGETGDIVKVKITDVHTFHLSGEVIE; encoded by the coding sequence ATGAAAAAATATTTGATTATAACTTATGGATGTCAGATGAATGAAAATGACAGCGAAAAAATCAGCGGGATGGTAGAAGAACTTGGCTACAGCAGGACCGAAGATGAAAAAGACGCTGATTTAATAATAATGAATACGTGTTCCGTAAGGGAAAATGCAAATAATCGTTTCTTTGGAAATCTTGGGAACTTTAAGAAACTAAAGAAAAAGAAGCCCGATTTGATACTTGCGGTATGCGGATGTATGATGCAGGAAGGACATATAGTAAAAAAAATAAAAGAGAAATATTCTTTTGTGGATATAGTGTTCGGTACTCATAATATTTCATCTCTTCCTTCTCTTTTGGAAGAATGCGATGCGAAGAGAAAGCTTATCGTAGAGGTATTGGAGGACAGTGACAAACTTGCCGAAGGACTTCCCGTACACAGACAGTTCAAGCATAAGGCATTTGTAAGCATAATGAAAGGCTGCAACAATTTTTGTTCTTACTGTATAGTCCCTTACACCAGAGGAAGAGAAAGAAGCAGAGAATATCAAAATATATTAAGTGAAGTAAGAGAACTGGCAAATGACGGAGTTAAGGAAGTAACCCTTTTAGGTCAGAATGTAAATTCTTATGGGAAGAACTTGGATGATCCTGTTCCTTTTGCAAAGCTGCTGAAAATGGTCAGTGAAGTAGAGGGTATTGAGAGAGTCAGATTTATGACTTCTCATCCTAAGGATTTAAGCGACGAGCTTATAGAAGTTATAAGAGATAATCCTAAGATTTGCAGGCATATCCATCTTCCCATGCAGTCCGGTTCAAGCAGGATATTAAAGCTTATGAACAGACATTACGATAAAGATACTTACATAAAATTAGTCAAAAAGATAAGAAGAGAAATCCCGGATGTGGCTATAACCACGGATATAATAGTGGGATTTCCCACAGAAACCGAAGAAGATTTTCTTGATACGCTGGATGTATATAAGAAGTGCGAATTCGATACCGCCTTTACTTTTATTTATTCAAAGAGGGAAGGTACAAAAGCTGCTGTAATGGACGGACAGATAGATGAAAAGACGGTCAAAGACAGGTTTGACAGATTACTAAAACTTCATGATGAAATTGTTTTAAAACAAAACAAGAAATATTTAAATAGAGAAGTCGATATCTTAATAGACGGGAAAAGTAAAACAAACGACAACGTTCTAACCGGAAGGACAAGCTCATTTAAGCTTGTTAACTTCACAGGTAAGGGAGAAACAGGGGATATAGTAAAAGTTAAAATAACGGATGTACATACATTCCACTTAAGCGGAGAAGTAATAGAATAG
- the mutS gene encoding DNA mismatch repair protein MutS, producing the protein MASLTPMMKQYLQTHEEVPDTILFYRLGDFYEMFFDDAKTASKELDLVLTGRDCGLEEKAPMCGVPYHSADTYIAKLVEKGYKVAICEQVEDPKTAKGLVKREVQRVISPGTITEGKMLKEGENNYIMCIYYNKLEFGVTYCDITTGEFNVLSLSGENRGNELLSLLSRINPAQIIVNTILFEDLDLKKNISNVTKVMLEPHPLNYFFHDKAKEYILNQFNVYSLSSIGLDNNEIIVRSAGALLKYLDETQKRALIHINEIKINEDKDYMHLDYNTKRNLEIVENLRTNNKKDTLLDVLDNTVTSMGARELKKWVLEPLTNKDKIILRQDAIKLFIDDVMILEDITSNLKYVKDMERIISRLSLDIANGRDLLALKESIGVIPRIRILLSKLMKSSPLLSEIYTKLDELSDIYDLIESSIDDDCQVSLKNGGIVKLGYNEEIDELKNLKNNSAQILANIEKDEKEKTGIKNLKIKYNKVFGYFLEVTSSYASLVPDYFIRKQTLANSERYFTEELKDIEVKLLSVEEKLKEKEYKIYLDVKNRILENIKRIQVTAKMIAVIDAVISLAIVAKKNHYVKPTITENGSIIIKEGRHPVVEKITGLDNFIHNDTLLDNEDNRILIITGANMAGKSTYIRQVALISIMAQIGSFVPATSASISIVDRVFTRVGASDDLASGQSTFMVEMSEVSNILKYATKNSLVILDEVGRGTSTFDGLSIAHAVIEYLLDKSKIGAKTLFATHYHELTELEGEQNGVKNYSIRLESNGDEIVFLRKIERGGIDKSYGIEVGKLAGLPDEVIKRSMQILDVLEENEETYKSKIDAMNAHIRMNSNSFTQLSIGQNPDDEKLKEKYTLNKKAVNKIKTLPIESMSPIEVMNFVYELKQSLEKEDI; encoded by the coding sequence ATGGCATCACTCACACCAATGATGAAGCAATATTTACAGACACACGAAGAAGTACCTGATACGATATTATTTTACAGGCTCGGAGATTTCTATGAAATGTTCTTCGATGACGCAAAGACTGCCAGCAAAGAACTTGATTTGGTTCTTACAGGAAGAGACTGCGGACTTGAAGAAAAGGCGCCTATGTGCGGAGTACCTTATCACAGTGCTGATACATATATTGCAAAACTTGTTGAGAAAGGTTACAAAGTTGCTATATGCGAACAAGTAGAAGATCCAAAGACTGCAAAAGGTTTGGTTAAAAGGGAAGTTCAAAGAGTCATTTCACCGGGAACGATCACTGAGGGTAAAATGCTTAAAGAAGGCGAAAATAACTATATCATGTGTATTTACTACAATAAGCTGGAATTTGGAGTTACTTACTGCGATATTACAACGGGAGAGTTCAATGTACTTTCTCTTAGCGGTGAAAACAGAGGAAATGAGCTTTTATCCCTTCTTTCAAGGATAAATCCCGCACAAATCATAGTGAATACTATTTTGTTTGAAGATTTGGATTTAAAGAAGAATATATCAAATGTTACCAAAGTAATGCTTGAGCCTCATCCTTTGAATTATTTCTTTCATGATAAAGCGAAAGAATATATATTAAATCAATTTAATGTATATTCTCTTTCTTCGATTGGGCTTGATAATAACGAAATAATCGTAAGGTCTGCGGGAGCTTTATTAAAATACCTTGATGAAACTCAAAAAAGAGCACTGATACATATAAACGAAATAAAAATCAATGAAGATAAAGACTATATGCACCTTGACTATAATACCAAGAGAAATCTTGAAATAGTCGAGAATTTAAGGACTAACAACAAAAAAGATACTTTGCTTGATGTACTGGATAATACTGTAACCTCTATGGGGGCAAGGGAACTTAAAAAGTGGGTACTTGAACCTTTAACGAATAAAGATAAAATTATACTAAGACAAGACGCGATAAAACTTTTTATAGATGACGTAATGATACTTGAAGATATCACTTCCAACTTAAAATACGTCAAGGATATGGAAAGGATAATATCGAGACTTTCTCTCGATATAGCAAACGGAAGAGATCTTCTGGCTTTGAAAGAATCGATAGGTGTTATTCCAAGAATTAGAATTCTTCTTTCAAAGCTTATGAAGAGCTCTCCGCTTTTAAGTGAAATATATACAAAGCTAGATGAGCTTAGCGATATATATGACTTAATAGAGTCGTCAATAGATGATGATTGTCAGGTCAGCCTTAAAAACGGAGGAATAGTTAAGCTTGGATATAATGAAGAGATAGATGAGCTTAAAAACTTAAAAAATAATTCCGCACAAATTTTAGCCAATATAGAAAAAGACGAAAAAGAAAAGACGGGGATAAAAAATTTAAAAATCAAATATAATAAAGTCTTTGGTTATTTCCTTGAAGTAACTTCTTCTTATGCAAGTCTTGTTCCGGATTATTTTATCCGTAAACAGACACTTGCTAATTCTGAAAGGTATTTCACGGAAGAGCTTAAAGATATAGAAGTAAAACTTTTAAGCGTAGAAGAAAAGCTTAAAGAAAAAGAGTATAAGATATATCTGGATGTAAAAAACAGGATATTGGAAAATATAAAGAGAATTCAAGTAACGGCTAAGATGATAGCTGTTATAGACGCCGTCATTTCTCTAGCCATAGTTGCAAAGAAAAATCACTACGTAAAACCGACCATTACGGAAAACGGAAGCATAATAATCAAAGAGGGAAGACACCCTGTAGTTGAAAAGATAACGGGGCTTGATAATTTTATACATAACGATACGCTTCTTGATAATGAAGATAACAGAATTCTTATAATTACCGGTGCAAACATGGCGGGTAAGTCTACTTATATCAGGCAAGTAGCGCTTATATCCATAATGGCGCAAATTGGTTCTTTCGTTCCTGCAACTTCCGCAAGTATAAGTATCGTAGACAGGGTATTTACAAGAGTCGGTGCGAGCGACGACCTTGCCAGCGGTCAGAGTACTTTTATGGTAGAAATGAGTGAGGTATCCAATATCCTCAAATATGCCACAAAAAATTCTCTCGTGATACTTGATGAAGTGGGAAGAGGTACTTCTACTTTTGACGGACTCAGTATAGCTCATGCGGTAATCGAATATTTGCTGGATAAATCAAAAATAGGGGCAAAGACTTTGTTTGCAACTCATTATCATGAACTGACGGAGCTTGAAGGAGAACAAAACGGAGTTAAAAACTATTCTATCAGACTGGAAAGCAACGGCGATGAAATAGTCTTTTTAAGAAAGATAGAAAGAGGCGGGATAGATAAGAGTTACGGCATAGAAGTAGGAAAGCTTGCAGGACTTCCGGACGAAGTAATAAAGAGGAGTATGCAGATACTTGATGTACTCGAAGAAAACGAAGAGACTTATAAGAGTAAGATAGACGCTATGAACGCTCATATAAGAATGAATAGTAATTCCTTTACTCAGTTATCCATAGGGCAAAACCCCGATGACGAAAAGTTAAAGGAAAAATATACTTTGAATAAGAAAGCCGTAAATAAGATAAAGACTCTTCCTATAGAGAGCATGAGTCCTATCGAAGTAATGAATTTTGTATATGAATTAAAACAGTCATTGGAAAAAGAGGATATTTAA
- the mutL gene encoding DNA mismatch repair endonuclease MutL, giving the protein MANVIKKLSDELINKISAGEVVVSPASVIKELVENSIDAGADHIKIKIENGGKTKILVSDNGIGIKSDEMGLAFNKNATSKIDSLDKLSSIDTLGFRGEALFSISVVSKVKIRSKYKDENIGTSATVINGKVQNIKNLALNTGTRIEVEDLFYNTPARRKHMKSAKAEKTASLDIISKLAIANPSIAFSVYSDNKEVFVTLGDNNIRNVVSVILGHEFVSKMIEVDYDDEPLTVKGFTLSPNYLDRQNEESIFIINGRYVKNDTLNKVINNIYREQYGLFTKRISYVLYIRLPYNFTDVNIHPAKTSISFRNETLINMLICEGVRSALRESINLNDNVIGERKKKENPLENQIAFEESSSYVVGDKDISIVSYNEEIKIEKKEIGEDNINEEASKSDIINTDYIASYDKYSEPTYFNESSSTSYTSFDDNLIQDIPIINPTENNLSLNRNEEVPKEQKNIVDRSIFDKIINMHFVGTAFKAYAIFESGETLYVMDTHASHERVLYDKYLSEFKKHRVKTQILVSPLVLELSVIHKDICLNHLKLLKSLGYEIEDFAGNNVIIREIPEMLSLEDTKEVILNLLASLKDTSMLTNEINRNERLIKNACHHAVRGHDDISKEEAIKLLNDLKLSDNPFSCPHSRPTISKIKKKYFEKMFQRI; this is encoded by the coding sequence ATGGCAAATGTAATTAAAAAACTTTCGGATGAACTTATAAATAAAATTTCGGCAGGAGAGGTTGTAGTTTCTCCTGCTTCGGTCATTAAAGAGCTTGTTGAAAATTCAATAGATGCAGGAGCCGACCATATCAAAATAAAAATCGAAAACGGCGGGAAGACCAAGATACTGGTCAGTGACAACGGGATAGGGATTAAGTCCGATGAAATGGGGCTTGCTTTTAATAAAAATGCTACCTCTAAAATAGATAGTTTAGATAAGCTATCGAGCATAGATACCCTTGGTTTCAGAGGAGAAGCTCTATTTAGTATTTCCGTAGTAAGTAAAGTAAAGATAAGAAGTAAATATAAAGATGAAAATATAGGGACTTCGGCTACTGTTATAAACGGAAAAGTTCAAAACATTAAAAATCTTGCCTTAAATACCGGAACTAGGATAGAAGTGGAGGATCTGTTTTATAATACTCCCGCAAGAAGAAAACATATGAAGAGTGCCAAGGCGGAAAAGACTGCTTCACTGGATATAATTTCTAAACTTGCGATTGCAAATCCGAGTATTGCTTTTAGTGTATATAGTGATAATAAGGAAGTATTTGTCACTTTAGGGGATAATAATATAAGAAATGTCGTTAGCGTAATTTTAGGCCATGAATTTGTATCCAAGATGATAGAAGTTGATTATGATGATGAACCGCTTACCGTAAAGGGATTTACTCTTTCTCCAAATTATTTGGACAGGCAGAATGAAGAAAGTATATTTATTATAAACGGAAGATACGTTAAAAACGATACTTTAAATAAAGTCATAAACAATATTTACAGGGAGCAGTACGGGCTTTTTACAAAGAGGATTTCTTATGTTTTGTATATAAGGCTTCCTTATAATTTTACCGATGTGAACATTCACCCCGCAAAGACCAGTATATCATTCAGAAACGAAACCCTTATAAACATGCTAATATGTGAAGGTGTAAGAAGTGCACTGAGAGAATCTATAAATCTGAACGACAATGTAATAGGAGAAAGAAAGAAGAAAGAAAATCCTCTTGAAAATCAAATTGCATTTGAAGAGTCAAGCAGTTATGTTGTCGGTGATAAAGATATTTCTATAGTAAGTTATAATGAAGAAATAAAAATAGAAAAAAAAGAAATCGGTGAAGATAACATTAATGAAGAAGCAAGTAAATCCGATATTATAAATACCGACTATATCGCTTCATATGATAAATACAGTGAACCGACATATTTTAATGAAAGTTCAAGTACTTCTTATACTTCTTTTGATGATAATTTAATACAAGATATTCCTATTATAAACCCAACAGAGAACAATTTATCTTTAAATAGGAATGAAGAAGTACCAAAGGAACAAAAGAATATAGTAGATAGGAGTATATTTGATAAAATAATCAATATGCACTTTGTTGGGACAGCCTTTAAGGCTTATGCTATATTTGAAAGCGGAGAAACCTTATACGTCATGGATACTCACGCAAGTCACGAAAGAGTTTTATACGATAAATACTTATCTGAATTCAAAAAGCACAGAGTCAAGACTCAGATACTTGTTTCACCGTTAGTCCTTGAATTAAGCGTTATACATAAGGATATATGTCTAAATCACCTTAAACTGCTTAAAAGCCTAGGGTATGAAATAGAAGATTTTGCCGGTAATAATGTTATAATAAGGGAAATTCCCGAAATGTTATCTTTGGAGGATACCAAGGAAGTGATTTTAAATTTACTCGCTTCACTTAAAGATACTTCTATGCTGACTAATGAAATAAACAGAAATGAAAGGCTTATAAAGAATGCATGTCATCATGCGGTAAGGGGACACGACGATATATCAAAAGAAGAAGCGATCAAGCTTTTAAATGATTTGAAGCTGTCGGATAATCCTTTTTCCTGTCCTCATTCCAGACCTACCATTTCAAAGATAAAAAAGAAATATTTTGAAAAAATGTTCCAAAGGATTTAA